The following is a genomic window from Nitrospira sp..
TCGAACAACTCGACAAACGCATCACGGAAATGCAAAACCTCGTCAAGGCCGCGGTGCCTGGGGCTCAGGCCAGAGTGGGCGAAGCCGACAGCAAAGTTCTCGAAGCGATCCAGAAAATCGAGGCGGCCAAGATCGCGGTTACCACGGCAGAATTGAATGTCGAACGCCATAAGCAGCTGGCTGAGCAAGGCCTGGTGTCGCAACGCGAACTCGAAGTGACGATCCAAGCGGCGCTCGCCAGCAAAGCCGACCTCCAAGGGGCGCGGGCCAATTTGAAAGCCGCCGAGCAATCCACCAAGGCGCTGGGATTTGGCCGGCAACAGATTAGCGCTGAAGTGCTGCAACGATTGCTGGACGCTGAAGCGGCGCGCGATGCCTCCGTCGGCGAAGCCGCCAGAGCCGCGGATCAGCTGGCCGACGTCTCCCTCCGCATGTCGAACGCCACGCAACGCCGCAACGCCAGCAAAGTGTTGGCGCCGATCGATGGAACGGTCGTCAAGATGGTTCAAGCCGGTGCCGGAGAAACTGTCCGGCAGGGCGACAAGATCGTCCGGCTCTCACCGGACAGCCTCGACAAAGCCATTGAAATGACCGCCGACGGCCTCGACGCCCCGCTCCTCAATGTCGGGCGGAAAGTGAAGATTCTGTTCTATGGCATTCCGGCGATTCCACTTCCTGCCTGGCCTGAGGTTATGGCAGGCACCTACACCGGCGTGATCAAGGTCATCGATCAAGTGGACGATGGCAAGGGCAACTTCCGTTTCTGGGTTGTCCCCGATCCAGAAGACCGGATGTGGCCGGAGCAAAGCCATGTCCGGCAAGGCACCAAAGTCATGGGCTGGGTCATTCTCAATCGTGTTCCGCTCTGGTATGAGCTCTGGCGGCGGTTTAACCTCTTCCCGCCCGATTACCAAGAACGTCCGCCAAGCCTCATCGACACGCTGTTGCCGAAATCGGGACGAGGTGCAAAGTAATCGCGTCAACCAGTTTTGCTGGCTTGCCGATTCATCTCTCCAGCGCATCTCCCGTCCACGCCCCTGGTTCACGAGTCGCGGACGGCAACGCCGCGCTCGTTCAGCAGAACAAAGGAGCAGTCATGATGTTGTTACGGTTCGGCCTCCTGTGTGGGGCACTCGTTCTATCCACCGCGTCGATTCCGCTTACGGCCGCCGCGGCCGAGGGGGACTCCGCCAAAGGACTTCCCGCCATTCCGTTGAGCATCGATGAAATCCACGCCTGGATCGACCGCTCGCATCCTTTGCTCAAAGGCGCAGGAACCGAAAAAGTGATGGCTCGCGGCCGTATGCTCAAAGCCCTTGGCGCCTTCGAACCGGTCCTCGTCAACGACACCGAAATCGAACGGTTTGTCTCCAAGGATAAACTCGGCACCCAGTCCGTGGGTTTCAACGACACCCTCATCGAAGCCCGGAGTCCGATGGGGTTCCGGTACAGCGCCGGTGTCCGCCAAGCCATTGGCGATGCCAAGATTCCCGATCTGTCGTTTGGAAACGGCAATCAGCAGGTCCTACTGGGAGGATTCTTCCCGCTCTTGAAAGGCCTGATGGTCAATCC
Proteins encoded in this region:
- a CDS encoding Biotin/lipoyl-binding protein (MaGe:77307437), with amino-acid sequence MARLGSGLKNKVRSLVTRDSGLSEIAIDDLATSSKLQSWEAVQIPERLKFSSRLAVTLVILFLLIIIFVPWTQTITVTGQLSAYSPYERPQDIEAQITGRIQKWHILEGVRVKQGDLILELEDYDPNFMAPDLLSFLDQRKKSLEQTRKAALSRVEQLDKRITEMQNLVKAAVPGAQARVGEADSKVLEAIQKIEAAKIAVTTAELNVERHKQLAEQGLVSQRELEVTIQAALASKADLQGARANLKAAEQSTKALGFGRQQISAEVLQRLLDAEAARDASVGEAARAADQLADVSLRMSNATQRRNASKVLAPIDGTVVKMVQAGAGETVRQGDKIVRLSPDSLDKAIEMTADGLDAPLLNVGRKVKILFYGIPAIPLPAWPEVMAGTYTGVIKVIDQVDDGKGNFRFWVVPDPEDRMWPEQSHVRQGTKVMGWVILNRVPLWYELWRRFNLFPPDYQERPPSLIDTLLPKSGRGAK